A stretch of the Papaver somniferum cultivar HN1 chromosome 6, ASM357369v1, whole genome shotgun sequence genome encodes the following:
- the LOC113290169 gene encoding uncharacterized protein LOC113290169 isoform X1 produces MSLKDGIHASGRKPTGKGGYQYSDKCGGNIDGYREQGLLMLSSEIVGTGGGMNLKRGADASGRKPAAKGVYPTGKIGANVNGYRLVGHNYRTKLDVGYIDSYIVVDVACFAMVEEDFASHRMQMISSRVPSTVHSFRQS; encoded by the exons ATGAGTTTGAAGGATGGTATTCATGCATCTGGAAGAAAGCCCACG GGAAAGGGTGGCTATCAGTACAGCGACAAATGTGGTGGTAACATCGATGGATACAG AGAGCAGGGTTTGTTAATGTTGAGCAGTGAAATTGTTGGAACTGGTGGTGGCATGAACTTGAAGAGAGGTGCTGATGCATCTGGAAGAAAACCCGCG GCAAAGGGTGTTTACCCCACAGGCAAAATTGGTGCTAACGTCAATGGATACAG ACTCGTGGGACATAACTACAGGACCAAGCTGGATGTTGGTTACATAGACTCGTACATTGTTGTGGATGTGGCTTGCTTTGCAATGGTAGAAGAGGACTTTGCAAGTCATAGAATGCAAATGATTTCATCGAGAGTTCCAAGTACAGTTCATTCTTTTAGGCAATCATAG
- the LOC113290169 gene encoding photosystem II 10 kDa polypeptide, chloroplastic-like isoform X2 — protein MADSIQGLPSVAREQGLLMLSSEIVGTGGGMNLKRGADASGRKPAAKGVYPTGKIGANVNGYRLVGHNYRTKLDVGYIDSYIVVDVACFAMVEEDFASHRMQMISSRVPSTVHSFRQS, from the exons ATGGCAGATAGTATTCAAGGCCTTCCCTCTGTAGCAAG AGAGCAGGGTTTGTTAATGTTGAGCAGTGAAATTGTTGGAACTGGTGGTGGCATGAACTTGAAGAGAGGTGCTGATGCATCTGGAAGAAAACCCGCG GCAAAGGGTGTTTACCCCACAGGCAAAATTGGTGCTAACGTCAATGGATACAG ACTCGTGGGACATAACTACAGGACCAAGCTGGATGTTGGTTACATAGACTCGTACATTGTTGTGGATGTGGCTTGCTTTGCAATGGTAGAAGAGGACTTTGCAAGTCATAGAATGCAAATGATTTCATCGAGAGTTCCAAGTACAGTTCATTCTTTTAGGCAATCATAG
- the LOC113286452 gene encoding uncharacterized protein LOC113286452, which yields MYRSFDADENRLEDLFETAVKEMDFGGIYALGITNCLINRVYKLGPAEIYIEVIAPFAWKKHEQVLFEDVNKLQYLDLELGNSCRKLVENPTINGLEVYVNVTQNNSPKTRFWTFKEHFYPPQGSYENYFSLEKIIALR from the exons ATGTATAGAAGCTTCGATGCAGATGAAAATAGGTTAGAGGATTTATTTGAGACTGCGGTGAAGGAAATGGATTTTGGAGGAATTTATGCTCTCGGGATCACGAATTGTCTCATCAACCGAGTATACAAACTTGGTCCGGCTGAAATCTAT ATTGAAGTAATTGCACCTTTTGCGTGGAAGAAGCATGAACAAGTTCTCTTTGAAGATGTCAACAAGTTGCAATATTTGGACTTAGAGTTGGGCAATAGCTGCAGGAAATTGGTGGAGAACCCAACCATTAATGGTTTGGAGGTCTATGTTAACGTAACTCAGAATAACTCTCCAAAAACAAGATTTTGGACATTCAAAGAGCATTTTTATCCACCCCAGGGATCCTATGAAAATTACTTTTCTTTGGAAAAGATAATAGCACTCCGCTAG